Proteins encoded within one genomic window of Brassica rapa cultivar Chiifu-401-42 chromosome A09, CAAS_Brap_v3.01, whole genome shotgun sequence:
- the LOC117128433 gene encoding putative nuclease HARBI1 has product MASSSHYHYHNDDDDDNEFETLVEECFQIPDNIPEPKERKKRIYIERNREKGHIQLWNDYFSETPTYPPNIFRRRFRMTKPLFLRIVHRLATEVEYFQQCEDAVGRASLSPLQKCTAAIRQLAYGGGSDTVDEYVRIGETTARKCLYQFTAGIVQLFGDEYLRRPTPEDLERLLHIGEERGFPGMVGSIDCMHWQWKNCPTAWKGMYSRGTEKPTIVLEAVASQDLWIWHAFFGAPGTMNDLNILDRSPVFDEIINGNAPEVNFYVNGTEYHLGYYLADGIYPKWATFIQSIRLPQGPKNSLFAKKQEAVRKDVERAFGVLQARFAVVRNPSNLWDKNKIGNIMKACIILHNMIVENERGSYTQHASEFQQGEDVDPTFVVRRSTNLGTILGRRAEVRDKQSHQQLKKDLIENIWDKFGNLPNNYDV; this is encoded by the coding sequence ATGGCATCTTCTTCCCATTATCATTAtcataatgatgatgatgatgataatgaattTGAAACTCTAGTTGAAGAATGCTTTCAAATCCCTGATAATATTCCCGAaccaaaagagagaaaaaaacgcATTTATATTGAGAGAAACCGGGAAAAAGGTCACATTCAGCTTTGGAATGATTACTTTTCTGAAACTCCAACATATCCTCCTAATATTTTCCGTCGGCGATTTCGAATGACCAAACCATTGTTCTTGCGTATTGTGCATCGTCTCGCTACAGAAGTAGAGTATTTTCAACAATGCGAAGATGCTGTCGGACGGGCTAGTCTATCTCCGCTACAAAAATGTACCGCTGCAATTCGTCAATTGGCGTATGGTGGTGGGTCTGATACAGTTGACGAGTATGTACGAATTGGTGAAACTACAGCTCGGAAATGTTTGTATCAATTTACCGCCGGAATTGTCCAGTTGTTTGGCGATGAATATCTTAGACGTCCCACCCCGGAGGATCTGGAAAGACTACTCCATATTGGAGAAGAACGTGGATTTCCAGGGATGGTTGGAAGCATCGATTGCATGCATTGGCAGTGGAAGAATTGccccaccgcttggaaaggtATGTATTCACGAGGAACCGAAAAACCAACAATTGTGTTGGAGGCGGTAGCTTCACAGGAcctctggatatggcacgcgttttttggagctccaggtacaatgaacgatcttaatattcttgaccgttcacctgtttttgatgaaattATAAACGGAAACGCTCCGGAAGTCAATTTCTATGTCAACGGAACTGAGTACCATTTGGGTTACTATCTGGCGGATGGTATTTATCCCAAATGGGCTACTTTTATTCAATCTATCCGACTCCCGCAAGGTccaaaaaatagtttatttgCTAAAAAACAAGAAGCCGTGCGAAAAGATGTTGAGCGCGCCTTCGGAGTTCTGCAAGCAAGATTCGCAGTTGTTAGAAATCCATCTAATTTATgggataaaaataaaataggaaatattatgaaagcatgtataatacttcataatatgattgtcgaaAATGAACGAGGTTCATACACTCAGCACGCTTCAGAATTTCAACAAGGAGAAGATGTGGATCCTACATTTGTAGTCAGGAGGAGTACAAATCTCGGTACTATATTGGGTCGTCGAGCAGAAGTTCGGGATAAACAAAGCCATcaacaattaaaaaaagatttgattgaaaatatatgGGATAAATTTGGAAATCTCCCGAATAACTACGATGTTTAG